The following coding sequences lie in one Lolium perenne isolate Kyuss_39 chromosome 2, Kyuss_2.0, whole genome shotgun sequence genomic window:
- the LOC127331239 gene encoding uncharacterized protein — MAAPGAFLLGVCALMLAISVANAEAASVVVGLAKCADCTRKNMKAEEAFKGLKVAIKCKNIHGDYESKAVGGLDGTGAFSVPLAANLHGADCVAQLHSAASNTPCTGQEPSKVVPVSGGTTYGVVAGAKTTTASPECASVTMCGPIKKHILEHFHHKKPVPPKPEPKPQPHPDYHPVPPTPTYGGGGGHPATPIYHAEPSETMLGPIKKHILEHFHHKKPVPPKPEPKPQPHPDYHPVPPTPTYGGGGGHPSAPIYHATPSVHVLGPIKKHILDHFHHKKPVPPKPEPKPQPHPDYHPVPPTPTYGSGGGHPSTPIYHATPSAIMLGPIKKHILEHFHHKKPVPPKPEPKPQPHPDYHPVPPSPKYGGGGGHPSTPIYHATPSATMLGPIKKHILEHFHHKKPVPPKPEPKPQPHPDYHPVPPTPKYGGGGGHPSTPIYHATPSATMLGPIKKHILEHFHHKKPVPPKPEPKPQPHPDYHPVPPTPKYGGGGGHPSTPIYHATPSATMLGPIKKHILEHFHHKKPVPPKPEPKPQPHPDYHPVPPTPTYGVGHPSSSTPIYH, encoded by the exons ATGGCAGCTCCGGGAGCATTTCTGCTCGGCGTTTGCGCCCTTATGCTAGCGATCTCCGTCGCCAATGCAGAGGCGGCGTCCGTCGTGGTCGGCCTCGCCAAGTGCGCCGACTGCACCAGGAAGAACATGAAGGCCGAGGAAGCTTTCAAAG GTCTTAAAGTGGCTATCAAGTGCAAGAACATCCACGGCGACTACGAGAGCAAGGCGGTGGGCGGCCTCGACGGCACCGGTGCATTCAGCGTTCCCCTCGCGGCTAACCTCCATGGCGCCGACTGCGTTGCTCAGCTTCACAGCGCAGCCTCCAACACGCCGTGTACCGGGCAGGAGCCGTCCAAGGTCGTCCCCGTCTCCGGAGGAACCACCTACGGGGTCGTCGCTGGGGCCAAGACTACCACCGCATCACCAGAGTGCGCGTCGGTGACTATGTGCGGGCCCATCAAGAAACATATTCTGGAGCATTTCCATCACAAGAAGCCCGTGCCACCAAAGCCGGAGCCCAAGCCCCAACCTCACCCAGACTACCACCCCGTCCCTCCCACCCCCACATATGGTGGCGGAGGCGGACACCCGGCCACTCCGATCTATCATGCCGAGCCATCGGAGACCATGTTGGGTCCAATCAAGAAGCACATCCTAGAGCACTTCCACCACAAGAAGCCAGTACCACCGAAGCCAGAGCCCAAGCCACAGCCCCACCCAGACTATCACCCAGTCCCACCCACCCCTACCTATGGTGGCGGAGGTGGACACCCCTCAGCCCCGATCTACCACGCGACACCGTCAGTGCACGTGTTGGGCCCGATCAAGAAGCACATCCTAGATCACTTCCACCACAAGAAGCCCGTGCCACCCAAGCCAGAGCCCAAACCCCAGCCCCACCCAGACTACCACCCCGTCCCACCGACCCCCACCTACGGAAGTGGAGGTGGACATCCGTCCACCCCGATCTACCATGCGACACCATCCGCGATAATGTTGGGGCCGATCAAGAAGCACATCCTCGAGCACTTCCACCACAAGAAGCCCGTGCCACCCAAGCCAGAGCCCAAGCCACAACCCCACCCAGACTACCACCCCGTCCCACCATCCCCCAAATACGGTGGCGGAGGTGGACACCCCTCCACCCCGATATATCATGCGACGCCATCCGCGACAATGTTGGGCCCGATCAAGAAGCACATCCTTGAGCACTTCCACCACAAGAAGCCCGTGCCACCCAAGCCAGAGCCCAAGCCACAACCCCACCCAGACTACCACCCCGTCCCACCCACCCCCAAATACGGTGGCGGAGGTGGACACCCCTCCACCCCGATATACCATGCGACGCCATCCGCGACAATGTTGGGGCCAATCAAGAAGCACATCCTTGAGCACTTCCACCACAAGAAGCCCGTGCCACCCAAGCCAGAGCCCAAGCCACAACCCCACCCAGACTACCACCCCGTCCCACCCACCCCCAAATACGGCGGCGGAGGTGGACATCCCTCCACCCCGATATACCACGCGACGCCATCCGCGACAATGTTGGGCCCGATCAAAAAGCACATCTTGGAGCACTTCCACCACAAGAAGCCTGTGCCACCCAAGCCGGAGCCCAAGCCACAGCCTCACCCAGACTACCACCCAGTCCCTCCCACTCCTACCTACGGCGTAGGACACCCTTCGTCTTCAACTCCGATCTACCACTGA
- the LOC127331238 gene encoding uncharacterized protein codes for MAAPRALVLGFCALLLAIAVANAEAGSVVVGLAKCADCTRKNMKAEEAFKGLQVAIKCKNIHGEYESKAVGGLDGSGAFSVPLAADLHGADCLAQLHNAASNAPCPGQEPSKVVPVSEGTTYGVVAGVKTTTASPECASVTLCGPIKKHFLEHFHHKKPVPPKPEPKPQPHPDYHPIPPKPEPKPQPHPDYHPVPPTPTYGGGGGHPSAPIYHAESKTMLGPIKKHIIDHFHHKKPVPPKPEPKPQPQPHPDYHPVPPTPTYGGGGGHPSAPIYHAEPSQTMLGPIKKHILDHFHHKKPVPPKPEPKPQPHPDYHPVPPTPTYGGGGGHPSAPIYHAEPSNTMLGPIKKHILDHFHHKKPVPPKPEPKPQPHPDYHPVPPTPTYGGGGGHPSTPIYHAESKTMLGPIKKHILDHFHHKKPVPPKPEPKPQPHPDYHPVPPTPTYGGGGGHPSTPIYHAESKTMLGPIKKHILDHFHHKKPVPPKPEPKPQPHPDYHPVPPTPTYGGGGGHPSTPIYHAESKTMLGPIKKHILEHFHHKKPVPPKPEPKPQPHPDYHPVPPTPTYGSGGGHPSTPIYHPPSQH; via the exons ATGGCAGCTCCGAGAGCACTTGTGCTCGGCTTTTGCGCCCTCCTGCTGGCGATCGCCGTCGCCAATGCCGAGGCGGGGTCCGTCGTCGTTGGTCTGGCCAAGTGCGCCGACTGCACTAGGAAGAACATGAAGGCCGAGGAAGCTTTCAAGG GCCTCCAGGTGGCGATCAAGTGCAAGAACATCCACGGCGAGTACGAGAGCAAGGCGGTGGGCGGCCTAGACGGTTCCGGCGCCTTCAGCGTGCCTCTCGCCGCCGACCTCCACGGCGCCGACTGCCTCGCGCAGCTCCACAATGCTGCCTCCAACGCTCCGTGCCCTGGCCAGGAGCCGTCCAAGGTCGTCCCTGTCTCCGAGGGCACCACCTACGGTGTCGTCGCCGGCGTCAAGACTACCACAGCGTCGCCAGAGTGTGCGTCCGTGACTTTGTGCGGGCCAATCAAGAAGCATTTCCTGGAGCACTTCCACCACAAGAAGCCCGTGCCGCCCAAGCCAGAGCCCAAGCCGCAGCCCCATCCAGACTATCACCCCATACCGCCCAAGCCAGAGCCCAAGCCACAGCCCCACCCAGACTATCACCCTGTCCCTCCCACTCCCACTTATGGCGGTGGAGGTGGACACCCCTCCGCTCCGATCTACCACGCGGAGTCTAAGACCATGTTGGGTCCGATCAAGAAGCACATCATTGATCACTTCCACCACAAGAAGCCCGTGCCGCCAAAGCCGGAGCCCAAGCCCCAGCCCCAGCCCCACCCCGACTACCACCCCGTTCCTCCCACCCCCACCTACGGCGGAGGAGGTGGACACCCTTCGGCTCCGATCTACCATGCGGAGCCATCGCAGACCATGTTGGGGCCGATCAAGAAGCACATCCTTGACCACTTCCACCACAAGAAGCCTGTGCCGCCAAAGCCAGAGCCCAAGCCACAACCTCACCCGGACTACCACCCCGTCCCTCCCACCCCAACCTACGGCGGAGGAGGTGGACACCCCTCCGCTCCGATCTACCACGCAGAGCCGTCAAACACCATGCTAGGACCGATCAAGAAGCACATCCTTGACCACTTCCACCACAAGAAGCCTGTGCCGCCAAAGCCGGAGCCCAAGCCACAGCCTCATCCGGACTACCACCCCGTCCCTCCCACCCCCACCTACGGAGGAGGAGGTGGACATCCCTCCACTCCGATCTACCACGCAGAATCAAAGACCATGTTGGGCCCAATCAAAAAGCACATCCTTGATCACTTCCACCACAAGAAGCCCGTGCCACCAAAGCCAGAGCCCAAGCCACAGCCTCATCCGGACTACCACCCCGTCCCTCCCACCCCCACCTACGGAGGAGGAGGTGGACATCCCTCCACTCCGATCTACCACGCAGAATCAAAGACCATGTTGGGCCCAATCAAAAAGCACATCCTTGACCACTTCCACCACAAGAAGCCCGTGCCACCAAAGCCAGAGCCCAAGCCACAGCCTCATCCGGACTACCACCCCGTGCCTCCCACCCCCACCTACGGAGGAGGAGGTGGACACCCTTCCACTCCGATCTACCACGCAGAATCAAAGACCATGTTAGGACCGATCAAGAAGCACATCCTAGAACACTTCCACCACAAAAAGCCCGTGCCGCCCAAGCCAGAGCCCAAGCCGCAACCCCACCCCGACTATCACCCCGTTCCTCCCACCCCGACCTATGGCAGCGGAGGTGGACACCCCTCGACCCCGATCTACCACCCTCCTTCCCAGCACTGA